The genomic interval AGCGGGATGGATCATGGGATTTTGAAACTCGGCTGTTAAGACAACGGGGAGCGAATAGTTTAACTCGTCGGCGGGCGGCACACGTAGACGCGTCTCTCCGAGACGCGAAATGTTTCGTGCCGCGGAGAGGCACGGCTACGTGAGATTGGAATAGACTGTGTGAACGCATCTTTTGCTTCGTCGTTTTCACCAATGCATCAGGGCACCTACATGTTTCTTCGTCCGTTCGTGGTTGTTGTCGTTGCCGTCACTGCGACCCTTTTGACAAATTCACTCCTGGCGGTGGAATCTCGCAAGGCGAATGCCAAGCCAAACGTGTTGTTCATTGCGATCGACGACATGAACGACTGGACGGGATTCCTGGGCGGGCATCCTCAAGCGATGACACCGAACCTGGATCGTTTGGCCAAACGCGGCGTGAACTTCACCAATGCGCACTGCATCGCGCCTGCGTGTTCACCGTGCCGACTGGGATTGCTATACGGCGTGCAACCGTTTCACTCGGGGCTGTATCCGTTTTACGATCATGGCAAGATTCCCAAAGCGGTGCTGGGAAAATACACCAGTTTGCCGAAACATTTTCGCAACAACGGTTATCACGCTTACGGTGCCGGCAAGATCTTTCACGGATCCAAAGCGATGCCGGACGACTGGGATGACTATTTGAAACAGTCCGGAGTGAAACTGAACTACGCGTCGGAGTTGGGGTATCAGCAAGGCAAGTCGGCGAAGATGGCATTCTGCCCAACGACCAATGAACTGGCAGATCATCCCGATCATCAAGTCGCATCGTATGGCATAGATGTCTTGTCACGCGAGCATGATCAGCCATTCTTTCTTGCCGTCGGGATCGTCAAACCGCACCTCGCATTTGTATGTCCACAACAGTTCTTTGATGCGTTGCCGGAAAAGATCACGCCGCCGTTGATTCGTCGCAACGATTTGGTCGATGTGCCCTTTGCGGCTCGCGCGATGGCGAACTTGAACGACGACTATCGATTCCGGACGGACGAGGCATGGGAGAACGTTCATCGATCCTATCTCGCTTGCATCGCTTGGGCGGATTTCAACATCGGTCGTGTACTCGACGCGTTGGATGCGTCACCGTATGCCGACAACACCGTCGTCGTGCTTTGGTCCGACCACGGATATCACCAAGGAGAGAAGCGTAGTTTTCGCAAGTTCTCGCTTTGGGAAGAATCCACGCGTGTACCGTTTGTGATCTTCGATCCTCGGATCCATAGCGGGGCAGCCAACCGCGAATGCAAAGAAGCCGTTTCGTTGATTCATGTCTATCCAACGCTATGTGAGCTGGCCGGGCTCCAGTCGCCCGACTATGTCGACGGCACAAGCCTGGTCGCGCAGTTGCGTGATCCCGGTGCACCGCTTGTCGAGCCCGCGATCACGACTTGGGGACGCGGCAACTACAGCGTCCGCGACGAACGGTTTCGTTTCACGCGATATTTTGATGAGTCCACTGAGCTGTACGATCATGAGGTGGACCCCAATGAATGGAACAATCTGACGGATGATGCGAGTTTGGCGAAAGTGAAGTCCGAATTGGCGGGACATATACCTGGCGAGGAAGCACCGCTGGTTCGAGAAGGCATCGCGTTGTGGAATGTGATCGACGCGGATCGTCCCGAGCGGCTGAAGTCCTTTGAGCAGAAAGACTGGCCGGCTTGGCTGGAAAAGATACGACCGCGTTTGGAGTGACCAGCGGTAGATAGAAAAACATCTTTCGCTCGACGGTGGTGTTTTGATACGTCCGTTGGCATGACCGTCACCAAGATCATTGTCCGAGATACCATGAAATGGATCCGCCGGCTGTTGCCCGGCGCGGTCGTCTTATTAATCGTGATGTTGCTGCTGCATGGATGGTCAGGAACGGCACAGGCGATTCGTGTGCAAACTCATGCGATGTTGACGGGCTTTTTCGGACCGGGAGACGACGTGGCTGGTGTGATCGCTCACACGTTGCCATTGGCGCTGGCGTCGGCATTGGCAACGTTTGCGGTGGTCAGCAAATGGCTGACCTTTGAATCGTTCTCCTCCGTCGTGATCTTGTCCTGTATCATTTTGGCCGGGACAAGCGTGGGCGGATTCTTGCGATGCGTGTTGCCGCAACCAGCGAGCGTCGTGACACAAGTCGACGACGCGAGCCCGTTACCGTCCTTGGCAGTGATCGATGTGAAACCGTCCGCCGCGCCAGTGGATCAACTACGACAACTCGATTGGTGGGCAAAGCCGGATTTGTCTCGCGCGGCGCAACGCGAGATCGCGCCGGTGGCATTGTTCCCCAAAGCTTCCGGCTTGATCGGTTTGGTCTTTACCATGTTCAATCAAGTACTTGGATTCATGGTCGCCTATCAGCCTCGATTGTTCGCCGCCGCCGTGATTGCGGGTGGGTCGTTGGGGTGGGGCTGGCACAGCAAGCTGCAATCGCTGCAGCAGAGAGTGCTGGAGTTTGCTGACGGGGAGACGCTGGATGGCGATGTCGTCCAAGAGCGTTTGCCTCGTCGCCGCGCGGCGTGAGGTGACAAACAAAAATGACCCGCAGACGACAGGTGTCGCGTGCGGGTCATTTGTGATTTGGAGTGAACGATCGGGTTGCCTGCGTTTGGAACGCGATCGATCAGCTGGCGATCAATCGTCGGCCAGAGGCTCTTTCTTTTCGGTGATCACTTCGCACTCTTCCGACTTGGTCGCGTTGAGTTCGATGTAGCTCTTCCATTCTTCGGGCAGGTTATCTTCGTGGAAGATCGCTTCGACGGGGCATTCGGGCACGCACGCTTCGCAGTCGATGCATTCTTCTGGGTGGATGTAGACCATCTGATCACCTTCGTAGAAACATTCTACGGGGCAAACGACGACGCAATCCGTGTATTTACATCCCGAGCATGGCTCGGCAACAACGTGAGTCATGGTGGAGACCTTTTTCTTTTCTGCTCTGCAAGTCTGGTGCGAATGAAAAACGAACGAGAGCCCCGAGGCCGCCCGTCACCTTTCCGCCCCCAATATATCGGCGAGACAAGCAATTGACTGTACCCCAAGGCACCAAATTGCCCGACTGGCATTTTTTCACAGCGGATTAAAGGCTCGGGAGGCCGGTTGGGGCAACGCTGAGACGCACTATTGACAGTCGAAAAACCAGCTCGGAGCGCAAGCGAGTGAATTTGGCGTCTCATTGACTCGCTCGCGCGTCGTGCTGATATGTCTCACGTTTCAGCGAATAAAATTCTTCACAGCGTTGCCGCTCAGGGCGGTCCTGGATCGACATTTTCGGCCTCTGGCTGGCTCTTCAAACGCCTTCGGCGGGATCATCAAACGCCTTCGGCGGGATCATCAAACGCCTTCGGCGGGCTCATTTAACGCTTTCGGCGGGCTCATTTAACGCTTTTTGCCACTGGCGGTCCTGCCCCACAAGCGTGACAATCGCCGATCCACTTCTGATTCCGACCCCTAGCGAAACCTCATATTCCCGTGTCAGACACCGATCCGGCGGCCACCGATTTCCTGCCCCCAGCCGCCACCCCCTCAACCACCTTGCGTCTGCGACCCGGGCGTCATTTCCCCTTCCTGGCGCGACATCCATGGGTTCACGCCCATGCGATGGCGGAGGATGGACGGGATTTGGCGTGTGGACAAGTCGTCGACTTGATCGATCACGACGGCAATTGGGTCGCCCGCGGGATCATCAATCCCAACAGCCGTTTGAGGGTCCGCTTGTATGTTTTCACCTCGGACGTCTCGATCGACGAGACGCTGTGGCGGGAGCGGATCGACGCGGCGATCGCACGTCGTCGATTGAATTCGACGATGGATCGCCAAGCCGCCGAGCGATTGATCTTCAGTGAATCCGATTTGATCAGCGGATTGATCGTCGACCGCTACGCGGATTGTTTGGGAGTCCAGTTCACCGCCGGCGCGTTGTTGCCGTGGCGTGAAGCGATTTTGCGTCATTTGCACGAGGTCCTGGAGCCCCGCCAGATCGTGGTCAAAGTCGATGAACGGACAGCGAAATTCGAGGGCATGGAGCCCGAGGAGGGGACCGTTTGGTCGGCGACCGCCGCTGGCGAAATCCCACAAGCGGACGTCGGAAACCCGACGGAGTTCACCGGAACGGTTCATTACCAGCAAAACGGGTTGCAGCTGGCGGTGGACCTGTTGGGCGGTCAGAAAACCGGAGGTTACCTCGATCAACGAAACAATCACGCGGTCGCTGCGGGGTATTGCCATGGACGTCGCGTTCTAGATGTGTGCTGCTACACCGGTGGCTTTGGGTTGGTCGCAGCCAAAGCCGGTGCGGCCGGCGTCGTCGGGGTGGACTCCAGTCAAATCGCGTTGGACGCTGCGGCCAGTGCGGCGGCGGAGAACGGCATTGAGAACATCGAGTTCATTCGCAAGGACTGCTTTGACGCGTTGAAGCAAATGGGTGAACAGGGGGACCGTTTCGACGTCGTGGTCTTGGACCCGCCGCGGTTTGCCGGGTCGCGAAAACAGGTGGATTCCGCGATCAGGGCTTATCGCCGACTCAACGGGCTGGCAGTCGACTTGCTGCCACCGGGCGGTATTTTGGTGACCTGCAGTTGTTCGGGGAGGGTGTCGCGAGCCGATTTCATGAACATGTTGTTGGACGTGGGCAGGCGGCGCGGCCGAGATATCATTTTGCTGGAAAATCGCGGGCCATCGTCCGACCACCCCGTGGCGGCCTCGTGCCCGGAAAGCGACTACTTGAAATGTTTGATTTGCCAGGTGATGTGAAGCACCTGATCCGGCAAGCAGTACCGTCTATACTGGTGTAAACGAGCACGCCCCTTGCCGGTTCCGGGCAGACTGCTGCGGAACATGTCGGACGAGAGTTTATGACGTACAATTAGCATCGACGTGGTTCCGTTCATCGCGGCACAATATCCTTTTCATCGATCGGACACCGACGTGCATACTGATTCTATTCTTGTTGGAGATGGCCCATGTCGGGCGTGACGCTCAAGGTTCTGCACGGTGCCGACCGGGGGCGGGTCTATGCAGACTTGGAACCGCCGCTGACCGTCGGTCGTGAGGAAGGCAACGACATCCAGCTCAATGATGAACGAGTCAGTCGTTGTCACTTCAAAATCCAACGTGACAACGATCGCTTGGTGTTGACCGATTTGGACAGCACCAACGGCACCAAAGTCAACGGAGTGGAATGCCCGCTGAAGATCCTCCGCAGTGGAGACTTGATCGCCGTGGGCCGCAGCCTGATGCTGGTCGGCAGCGAAGAAGAGATCGCCGAGCGATTGGCGAGCATGGGCAGCGACAACCAAACGCTTTCACGCGAACTCGCATCGTCGGACAGCAGCGTTGCGATGGACTTGGGCAACGGTTCCCAGTCACCGTTTCACATGGATCTTGCACAAGTTCGCGAGTTGCCGTCGATCCCGGACAATCTGAGTCCTGGCCAAAAGGCGCAGCTCTGCGAAATCCTGGACTTCCTGCAAACACGTTTGTGCAAACTGGTGCAGACGGCAAAGATCGATGAGAACAGTGGTCAAGTCACTTTGTCGTTGCCGGCGTGGCAGCGATTGTTGGGCGCGCAAGCCCGACTGAGTGAGATGCACCGCCAAATCGCGGACCCGGATTGGCCCGACGAAACGCCGTAGGCGTGTGGAGAACAACGAATGTAGCTTGGGCACTCTTGCCCGAGAGATCACCGACGGGCAAGAGTGCCCATCCTACTTTTGTTTACCGCATGCGGATTGTCGTTCGACTCTCCGAGTCGACAACGTACAGCGGAGAACGCTATCGACTTGGAAAGTCGAGCGACAATGGCTCATGCGCGCGGGTGAAACTGCTTGTGTACGCGTTTGAGTCGCGAGTGTTCCACGTGAGTGTAGATCTGCGTCGTTTGAATGCTGGCGTGTCCCAGCATCTCTTGGACTTGACGTAAATCCGCGCCGCCGGCCAACAGGTGTGTGGCAAAACTATGTCGCAGCGAGTGTGGGCTCATCTTGTCGTCGATTCCGACGCGACGTGCGTAGCGTTTGACCAGACGCCATAGTTGAATTCGATCCAAAGCTCGGCCGCCGCGTGAGAGAAAGAGTTCTTCGGGAGGATGCAACGCTTTCTCGGCCAACTCGCCACGCAGGTCACTCATGTATCGCTCGATCGCCTCGATCGCTTTGGTCCCCACGGGCACCATCCGTTGTTTGCCACCTTTGCCCTCGCATCGCAAGTGTCGTTGAGGCAGCGAGAGATCGCGGACACGCAAGTTACAGACTTCGGAAGCCCGGCAACCGGTCGCGTAAAGGACTTCCAGCATCGCGACGTCACGCAAGTAGAACGAGTCGGATTTACGGGGCGCGGCGAGGAACGCATCGACTTGTCGGCGTGACAGGACGCCGGGCATGCGTTGCCACATTTTTTGCGCGGCCAGCAGATCGGCGGGATTCTCGATGACGACGCCTTCGAGCTGCAGGTACTTGAAAAAGGTCCGCACAGCGACGATGTTGCGGGCCATCGAGCTGGGAGCCAGTTGGGCGGCTTGCAGGGTGCCCATGTAATTCGTCAGGTCACCCACCGCGATCCGAGCCAGGGAGCGGTCACCCAGCCATTCAAAGAATTTCGTCAGGTCGCGTCCGTAGGCGGCGATCGTGTTGTCCGCCAAATGGCATTCGCCACGCAGGTATTTGAGAAACTCCTCGCGGTGCGTGTCGGTGGGCTGCGAGGACTTTGCCGGTGGACCGGATTCTTGCAGCAATTGCAGTTTCGTTCGTCGTTTTGCCAAAGCGGGCTCCTGGAAGGCAAAAAAACGCGGCGGGTTGGCGTTTCCCTGGCGTAGCTTTCCGAGTACGAAAGCAATTCTGGGGCGGCGATTTGCTGTCCCATTTTTACTATCGGTTCCCATCGATCTCACGCAACAACCTTTGCCATGAATGTCTTAGTTGTCGGCGGTGCCGGCTATATCGGTTCTCACGCCGTCCGATTGCTCGTTGATGCCGGGCACGACGTCTGGGTCTATGACAACCTTTCTCGCGGCCATCGTCAGGCGGTCCCTGAGGGGCGTCTGATCGAGGGCGAGCTGTCCGATCGGGCCACGTTGGTCGCTGCATTGCGGGACAAGCAGATCGAAGCCGTCATGCACTTCGCCGCCTTTGCCCTGGTCAACGAATCGGTCAACGACCCGGCCTTGTACTACCGAAACAACGTGGTCGCCGCGATCGATTTGCTCGACGCGATGCGTGAAGCGGACGTTAAGAAAATCGTTTTCAGCAGCACGACGGCGACCTATGGCGAACCGGACGTGGTACCGATCCCGGAAACAACACCACAGAAACCGATCAATCCCTACGGTTTCACCAAGCTGGTGTTTGAGCAGGCGCTTGCGGACTACGCAGCTGCCTACGGGTTTGCCTATGCGGCGCTGCGATATTTCAACGCCGCCGGTGCGCGTCCGGACGGGACGATCGGCGAAGATCACGATCCGGAGTCGCACATCATCCCGATCGTGTTGCAGGTTGCTCTGGGTCAGCGTGACAAGATCACGATCTTTGGCGACGACTACGCCACGCCCGATGGAACCTGCGTCCGCGACTACATCCACGTCGACGACTTGGGCGACGCCCACCTGCGCGCCCTGGAGCGGCTGGAGCCTGGCAAAGGACTGTGCGTGAATCTGGGCACCGGCCGCGGCACCAGCGTTCGCGAGATCGTCGAGGCCTGTCGCGCGGTCACCGGGCATCCGATTCCCGAGACGATGGGCCAGCGTCGTGCCGGGGATCCCCCCGAGCTGATCGCTGATGCCCGCTTGGCCAAGCAGTTATTGGGTTGGACGCCGAAGTACACCGATGTACGGCAAATCGTCGAAACCGCCTGGAATTGGCACAAATCCCACCCCAAGGGGTACGCCAAGAGCTGAGCGAGCTTGGGCTGCGGGTCATCTTGTCTTTCGTTTGACCCGATTTTCGTTTGACCCACAGCCGAAGGCGCAGGAGTGGGTGACCCAAAACGTCGGCATGACGTATTGCTGCGCCTTCGGCTGCGGGTCAAACAGGCTGGAACGACGACAGCGAGTAAATGCATAAGGGCAGCTCAAATCTTCTCCGTTCGATGTTTTTTTGAGGCTGCTATACTAGGTCAATGCGTTCTTCTCCGTACGCACGCCCCAGTTCCCGAGAGACCGATATGCGATTTGTTGGCTTATTCGCCCTGTGGATCACGATTTTGCTTGTGGCCGACTCCGTGTTTGCAGCGGACCTATCGTCCCGCGAGCGAAAGATGGTCGAGACGGTCAACGCCACGCTTCGCCGCGCCGGTGCCAGCTATTCCGCCGGCAACCATGACGAAGCCGCCAAGAGCGTTCGTGCGGCGATGGAGCAGTTGGATCTCGCCGTGCGTGTCGGTGGTCCGAGCGTGTTTGATGAGTTGGAACCGGCAATGAAACGGATCGCGACGGCGCGTACGATGCTGGAGTTGGAGGGCGTTTCCCTGCCACCATTCCGCAAACCAGAGCGTCCCGCTGCAAAGCCCGCAGCGGAGACTCCCGCGGCCAATCCGGCTCAGCCCGGCATGACCCCTGACGGCAAGCCAACCATGGGATTCTTTGACCCCAAGGGTGGCATCAGCTTTACCAAACAAGTCGCACCGATTCTGGTGGGACGATGCGGCGGCTGCCACGTCCAAAGCAGCAAGGGCGGATTCAACACGGCGTCTTACGCTGCGTTGATGAAGGGGCCGCCCGAAGGCGTCGTGGTCTTCGCCGGTGATGTCATCGGTAGCCGTTTGATCGAAACGATCGAGACCGGCGACATGCCCCGCGGCGGCGGCAAAGTCTCGCCAGCGGAATTGAACGTGCTGAAAGTCTGGATTTCGGAGGGTGCCCGCTTTGACGGCCCGGACCCGGCCGCCGCAATCACCGCGGCCGGCGCGCCCGCACCTGCCCCGATGCCCAACGTGCCACCGCCGACTGCTAAGAAAGCAACCGGCAACGAAACCGTCAGCTTCGCATCGGACGTCGCACCTCTGTTGATCGAGAACTGCGTCGGTTGTCACATCGATGCGATGCAAGTGCGAGGAGGACTGAGAATGGATACCTTTGCACAATTGTTGCGAGGTGGAGACAGCGGACAGATCGTCACGGCC from Stieleria varia carries:
- a CDS encoding sulfatase, translated to MFLRPFVVVVVAVTATLLTNSLLAVESRKANAKPNVLFIAIDDMNDWTGFLGGHPQAMTPNLDRLAKRGVNFTNAHCIAPACSPCRLGLLYGVQPFHSGLYPFYDHGKIPKAVLGKYTSLPKHFRNNGYHAYGAGKIFHGSKAMPDDWDDYLKQSGVKLNYASELGYQQGKSAKMAFCPTTNELADHPDHQVASYGIDVLSREHDQPFFLAVGIVKPHLAFVCPQQFFDALPEKITPPLIRRNDLVDVPFAARAMANLNDDYRFRTDEAWENVHRSYLACIAWADFNIGRVLDALDASPYADNTVVVLWSDHGYHQGEKRSFRKFSLWEESTRVPFVIFDPRIHSGAANRECKEAVSLIHVYPTLCELAGLQSPDYVDGTSLVAQLRDPGAPLVEPAITTWGRGNYSVRDERFRFTRYFDESTELYDHEVDPNEWNNLTDDASLAKVKSELAGHIPGEEAPLVREGIALWNVIDADRPERLKSFEQKDWPAWLEKIRPRLE
- a CDS encoding ferredoxin family protein; translated protein: MTHVVAEPCSGCKYTDCVVVCPVECFYEGDQMVYIHPEECIDCEACVPECPVEAIFHEDNLPEEWKSYIELNATKSEECEVITEKKEPLADD
- a CDS encoding class I SAM-dependent rRNA methyltransferase, which gives rise to MPPAATPSTTLRLRPGRHFPFLARHPWVHAHAMAEDGRDLACGQVVDLIDHDGNWVARGIINPNSRLRVRLYVFTSDVSIDETLWRERIDAAIARRRLNSTMDRQAAERLIFSESDLISGLIVDRYADCLGVQFTAGALLPWREAILRHLHEVLEPRQIVVKVDERTAKFEGMEPEEGTVWSATAAGEIPQADVGNPTEFTGTVHYQQNGLQLAVDLLGGQKTGGYLDQRNNHAVAAGYCHGRRVLDVCCYTGGFGLVAAKAGAAGVVGVDSSQIALDAAASAAAENGIENIEFIRKDCFDALKQMGEQGDRFDVVVLDPPRFAGSRKQVDSAIRAYRRLNGLAVDLLPPGGILVTCSCSGRVSRADFMNMLLDVGRRRGRDIILLENRGPSSDHPVAASCPESDYLKCLICQVM
- a CDS encoding FHA domain-containing protein, whose product is MSGVTLKVLHGADRGRVYADLEPPLTVGREEGNDIQLNDERVSRCHFKIQRDNDRLVLTDLDSTNGTKVNGVECPLKILRSGDLIAVGRSLMLVGSEEEIAERLASMGSDNQTLSRELASSDSSVAMDLGNGSQSPFHMDLAQVRELPSIPDNLSPGQKAQLCEILDFLQTRLCKLVQTAKIDENSGQVTLSLPAWQRLLGAQARLSEMHRQIADPDWPDETP
- the xerD gene encoding site-specific tyrosine recombinase XerD, which translates into the protein MAKRRTKLQLLQESGPPAKSSQPTDTHREEFLKYLRGECHLADNTIAAYGRDLTKFFEWLGDRSLARIAVGDLTNYMGTLQAAQLAPSSMARNIVAVRTFFKYLQLEGVVIENPADLLAAQKMWQRMPGVLSRRQVDAFLAAPRKSDSFYLRDVAMLEVLYATGCRASEVCNLRVRDLSLPQRHLRCEGKGGKQRMVPVGTKAIEAIERYMSDLRGELAEKALHPPEELFLSRGGRALDRIQLWRLVKRYARRVGIDDKMSPHSLRHSFATHLLAGGADLRQVQEMLGHASIQTTQIYTHVEHSRLKRVHKQFHPRA
- the galE gene encoding UDP-glucose 4-epimerase GalE, yielding MNVLVVGGAGYIGSHAVRLLVDAGHDVWVYDNLSRGHRQAVPEGRLIEGELSDRATLVAALRDKQIEAVMHFAAFALVNESVNDPALYYRNNVVAAIDLLDAMREADVKKIVFSSTTATYGEPDVVPIPETTPQKPINPYGFTKLVFEQALADYAAAYGFAYAALRYFNAAGARPDGTIGEDHDPESHIIPIVLQVALGQRDKITIFGDDYATPDGTCVRDYIHVDDLGDAHLRALERLEPGKGLCVNLGTGRGTSVREIVEACRAVTGHPIPETMGQRRAGDPPELIADARLAKQLLGWTPKYTDVRQIVETAWNWHKSHPKGYAKS